Proteins encoded in a region of the Betaproteobacteria bacterium genome:
- the pabB gene encoding aminodeoxychorismate synthase component I yields MLATLTPSERLRLIFTQPVAVHMAMRIAEVSAVLEKVARASAAGHWCVGFVAHEAAPAFDAALMVQAEDNQPLAWFAEFAAPAAACPENDASSVDCRITRPPEVATYHVGEWRTDIDHAAFREKVESIRADIRDGRFYQVNLTTRLAADFAGDALAFHRALQYSQPNGYHAYVDTGDAQLLSVSPELFFSLHGGKVTTQPMKGTAPRGDTQEADERIAWELTHSDKERAENLMIVDLLRNDLSRIARPNSVEVAALFALQPLPSVWQMTSTINATLRDGLGLTDVFRALFPCGSVTGAPKVEAMHAICDLETAPRGAYCGAIGYVAPSVDGHIRACFNVGIRSVWIERGRAICGVGGGITWDSTVEGEWAEVIYKSRFVKRASKPFELLETLRLEEGDFALRERHLDRMENSARHFRFAFDRAQLLRELDRLKHQYPRGVWRARLLLDREGAMRAEAIPFDEAPAQATFRMADAPISSADEFLLHKTTRREIYEQHAPRGQAAFDTLLWNERGELTEFTRANLVVKRDGVLWTPPVSCGLLNGTLRDELVAWGVLQERVLRREDIFLAEEIWWLNGLRGWVEVRPATPDALEMAA; encoded by the coding sequence ATGCTGGCGACGCTCACGCCATCGGAGCGATTGCGCCTGATATTTACGCAGCCGGTGGCGGTGCATATGGCCATGCGCATCGCGGAGGTTTCAGCGGTGCTGGAGAAAGTTGCGCGCGCGAGTGCGGCTGGCCACTGGTGCGTGGGGTTTGTTGCACATGAAGCCGCCCCGGCGTTTGATGCGGCGCTAATGGTGCAAGCAGAAGACAATCAGCCATTGGCCTGGTTTGCGGAGTTTGCGGCGCCCGCCGCCGCCTGCCCGGAAAACGATGCGTCATCGGTTGACTGCCGCATCACCCGTCCGCCGGAAGTGGCGACGTATCACGTCGGCGAATGGCGAACGGACATTGACCACGCCGCCTTCCGGGAGAAGGTTGAATCGATCCGCGCCGATATTCGAGACGGGCGTTTCTATCAGGTCAATCTCACCACCCGCCTCGCCGCCGATTTTGCCGGCGACGCGCTGGCGTTTCATCGTGCGCTGCAATACTCGCAGCCGAACGGCTATCACGCCTATGTCGACACCGGCGACGCGCAATTGCTGTCGGTCTCGCCGGAATTGTTTTTCTCGCTGCACGGCGGCAAGGTGACAACACAGCCGATGAAAGGCACCGCGCCGCGTGGCGATACGCAGGAAGCAGATGAACGCATCGCCTGGGAACTCACGCATTCGGACAAGGAACGCGCCGAGAATTTGATGATCGTCGACCTGTTGCGCAATGATCTTTCGCGTATCGCGCGGCCGAATTCTGTTGAAGTGGCCGCGCTGTTCGCGCTGCAACCGCTGCCAAGTGTCTGGCAGATGACCTCAACCATCAATGCGACGCTACGTGACGGCTTGGGGCTGACAGACGTGTTTCGTGCGCTGTTTCCCTGCGGGTCCGTGACTGGCGCACCGAAGGTTGAAGCGATGCACGCGATCTGCGATCTGGAAACGGCACCGCGCGGTGCGTATTGCGGCGCGATCGGCTACGTGGCGCCATCCGTCGATGGCCATATACGCGCGTGCTTCAACGTCGGCATCCGCAGTGTATGGATTGAGCGCGGCCGGGCGATATGCGGGGTGGGCGGCGGCATAACCTGGGATTCCACCGTCGAGGGCGAGTGGGCAGAGGTGATATACAAGAGCCGCTTCGTGAAGCGCGCATCGAAACCGTTTGAATTGCTCGAGACGTTGCGATTGGAGGAGGGCGATTTTGCACTGCGCGAGCGGCATCTGGATCGCATGGAGAATTCGGCGCGGCATTTCCGTTTTGCGTTTGATCGCGCACAGTTGCTGCGTGAGCTTGACCGGCTGAAGCACCAATATCCGCGCGGGGTCTGGCGCGCGCGCCTGCTGCTGGATCGCGAGGGCGCCATGCGCGCGGAAGCGATACCATTTGACGAGGCACCCGCACAGGCGACATTCCGCATGGCGGATGCGCCCATTTCCAGCGCCGATGAATTCCTGCTGCACAAAACGACGCGCCGGGAAATTTATGAACAGCACGCGCCGCGTGGACAGGCGGCGTTCGATACGCTGCTGTGGAATGAGCGGGGCGAGCTGACTGAATTTACCCGGGCCAATCTGGTGGTGAAACGCGATGGCGTATTGTGGACGCCGCCGGTGTCGTGCGGGCTGCTCAATGGCACGTTACGGGATGAACTGGTGGCGTGGGGTGTTTTGCAGGAACGCGTGTTACGGCGTGAAGATATTTTTCTTGCCGAGGAGATTTGGTGGCTGAATGGCTTGCGAGGATGGGTGGAGGTGCGGCCCGCAACACCGGACGCGCTTGAAATGGCGGCTTAA
- a CDS encoding mismatch-specific DNA-glycosylase: MLAPNLRLIFCGTAPSKASAAAKAYYAKPGNKFWPTLHQVGITPRRFTPNEYPQLLALGIGLTDLCKVHSGVDAELPDDAFDLAEFRHKLAQFQPAMVAFTSKNAAQSALTRAVDYGLQKDVWGKTRFFVLPSPSGLATRFFNIEVWQALAREITGKQVR; this comes from the coding sequence TTGCTGGCCCCAAATTTGCGCCTCATATTCTGCGGTACGGCGCCTTCAAAAGCCTCCGCTGCCGCGAAGGCTTATTACGCAAAGCCGGGCAACAAGTTCTGGCCAACCCTGCATCAGGTGGGGATCACACCACGGCGATTCACGCCCAACGAGTACCCGCAATTGCTGGCGCTGGGGATTGGCCTGACCGATTTGTGCAAGGTTCACAGCGGCGTGGATGCGGAGTTGCCGGACGATGCGTTTGACCTGGCCGAATTCCGCCACAAGCTGGCGCAATTTCAACCGGCAATGGTCGCGTTCACCAGCAAGAATGCGGCACAGTCCGCGCTGACGCGCGCAGTGGATTACGGGTTACAGAAAGACGTTTGGGGAAAGACAAGATTCTTCGTGCTGCCATCGCCTTCGGGCCTGGCGACGCGGTTTTTCAACATAGAGGTGTGGCAAGCGCTTGCTCGCGAGATCACCGGCAAGCAGGTTCGGTAG
- a CDS encoding DUF3617 family protein codes for MKKLILAAIIGTAAFIAHAQAGLDLKGKMKPGEYETTVKMEIPGMPAGMGGGNNTFKKCYTKEDLDKSKGDPFGDPKSGKRDTSCEVKNVKNSGNTMSYDVDCPKEGMLSTTTLAFSDNNVKGLTKMKMSGENAKNMPPGMGNMQMQFESKYLGPTCSK; via the coding sequence ATGAAAAAACTCATTCTCGCCGCAATCATCGGCACTGCTGCTTTCATCGCGCACGCCCAGGCCGGGCTCGACCTGAAGGGAAAAATGAAGCCTGGCGAATATGAAACGACGGTGAAGATGGAAATTCCGGGAATGCCCGCGGGAATGGGCGGTGGCAACAACACATTCAAGAAGTGCTACACCAAGGAGGACCTTGATAAAAGCAAAGGTGACCCGTTTGGCGACCCGAAGAGCGGCAAACGGGACACTTCCTGCGAGGTGAAAAACGTGAAGAACAGCGGCAATACCATGAGCTATGACGTGGATTGCCCCAAGGAAGGCATGCTCTCAACGACCACGCTTGCGTTTTCCGATAACAACGTGAAGGGTCTCACCAAGATGAAGATGTCGGGCGAAAACGCGAAGAACATGCCGCCGGGGATGGGCAATATGCAGATGCAGTTCGAGAGCAAATATCTGGGGCCGACCTGCAGCAAATAG
- a CDS encoding 5-formyltetrahydrofolate cyclo-ligase: protein MLAGVRAEYNHVMTGATNSLHDAKKALRTAVLAARDAMPADARQAAAKAITQRLVGLDAYRDASSVLTYMSFGTELDTHHFFDRLLRDGKMAALPRIDKASKSLVIHRVESHADLVDGVWGIREPRADAPQVAMADIDMVLMPGLAFDRSGNRLGYGAGYYDRLLASALRKPLRVAAAFDCQVVDAVPTGPDDQPFHILVTESQLLHISP from the coding sequence ATGTTAGCGGGCGTTCGCGCGGAATACAATCACGTCATGACGGGTGCCACCAACTCGCTGCATGACGCCAAGAAAGCCCTGCGTACCGCGGTACTGGCCGCACGCGATGCCATGCCGGCGGATGCGCGGCAGGCAGCGGCAAAGGCGATCACGCAACGCCTCGTCGGCCTGGATGCCTATCGTGACGCAAGCAGCGTTCTGACTTACATGAGCTTCGGCACGGAACTCGATACGCACCACTTTTTCGATCGCCTGTTGCGGGACGGTAAAATGGCGGCGCTGCCGCGTATTGACAAAGCATCGAAGTCGCTCGTGATTCATCGTGTTGAAAGTCATGCCGATCTGGTTGACGGCGTCTGGGGTATTCGCGAACCGCGTGCCGATGCGCCGCAGGTGGCGATGGCAGATATCGACATGGTGCTGATGCCGGGACTGGCTTTCGATCGCTCGGGCAACCGGTTGGGCTACGGTGCGGGATATTACGACCGGCTGCTGGCATCGGCATTGCGCAAGCCGCTGCGCGTGGCGGCCGCGTTTGATTGTCAGGTGGTTGACGCCGTGCCGACCGGGCCAGACGACCAGCCGTTTCACATACTTGTTACCGAATCCCAATTACTGCACATTTCCCCATGA
- the folD gene encoding bifunctional methylenetetrahydrofolate dehydrogenase/methenyltetrahydrofolate cyclohydrolase FolD encodes MTAKLIDGKVISEFFRAEYKLRVDRLIERGVKPGLAVVIVGADPASQVYVRNKARACEAIGMYSEVHAQPASITQPELVAFIQTLNANPAIHGMLVQLPLPKEIDDRAIIEAIHPDKDVDGFHYANMGALVIDESRYPPCTPYGVMKMLEYEGIGVEGKHVVIVGRSNIVGKPQAMLMLKAGGTVTICHSKTRDIGKFTRDADILVAAVGKPRMITGDMLKPGAVVIDVGINRLPDGKLVGDVDFESAKEIASAITPVPGGVGPMTITMLLGNTLRAAERKAGLFESGKETMLA; translated from the coding sequence ATGACTGCAAAACTGATCGATGGCAAAGTTATCTCCGAATTCTTTCGCGCTGAATACAAGCTGCGTGTCGATCGCCTGATCGAGCGCGGCGTGAAGCCTGGCCTCGCGGTGGTGATCGTCGGCGCCGACCCTGCCTCGCAGGTATACGTGCGCAACAAGGCGCGCGCCTGCGAAGCCATCGGCATGTATTCCGAGGTCCATGCCCAGCCGGCCAGCATCACCCAGCCCGAGTTGGTCGCGTTCATCCAGACGCTGAACGCCAATCCGGCGATTCACGGCATGCTGGTGCAATTGCCCCTGCCAAAGGAGATCGACGACCGCGCCATCATCGAAGCGATCCATCCCGACAAGGATGTCGATGGCTTTCACTACGCCAACATGGGCGCGCTGGTGATCGACGAAAGCCGCTATCCGCCGTGCACGCCGTATGGCGTCATGAAGATGCTGGAGTACGAAGGCATCGGCGTGGAAGGCAAGCACGTGGTCATCGTCGGCCGCTCCAACATCGTCGGCAAACCGCAGGCGATGCTGATGCTGAAAGCCGGCGGCACGGTGACGATCTGTCATTCCAAGACGCGAGACATCGGCAAATTCACCCGCGATGCCGATATCCTGGTCGCCGCCGTCGGCAAGCCGCGCATGATTACCGGCGATATGCTGAAACCGGGCGCGGTGGTAATCGATGTCGGTATCAACCGCTTGCCCGACGGCAAGTTGGTGGGCGATGTGGATTTTGAATCAGCGAAAGAAATTGCCTCCGCGATCACGCCGGTGCCCGGTGGTGTCGGGCCCATGACGATTACCATGCTGCTGGGAAACACGTTGCGTGCGGCGGAGCGGAAGGCGGGACTGTTCGAATCGGGGAAAGAGACGATGCTGGCGTAG
- a CDS encoding acyl-CoA synthetase, whose amino-acid sequence MAMTAYDQGLEKNPANFTPLTPLSFLPKAAAVYPNRTAIIHGPRRFTWSQLYARARRLASALKLRGVGKGTTVAAMLPNIPEMIEMHFGPAMIGAVVNTLNTRLDAEAIAFMLDHGEAKVLITDREFAPVIEAALALCKVKPLVIDVLDPVYTGNGKKLGETDYEAFIATGDAAFEWAMPVDEWDAISLNYTSGTTGNPKGVVYHHRGAHQNAVDNILEWSMPKHSVYLWTLPMFHCNGWCFPWTIAANVGTHVCLRRVDAKLIFELIREHRVTHFCGAPIVHSLLINAPEEQKRGIEQKVHVMVAGAAPPGAMIEGMAKLGFALTHVYGLTEVYGPAGVCAKHPEWEALPLDEQVRLNGRQGVAYLLQEGMTVMDPETMREVPADGETMGEIMFRGNITMKGYLKNSKASDEAFAGGWFHSGDLAVIHPDGYVKIKDRAKDVIISGGENISSQEVEDVLSHHPAVLVAAVVAQPDGKWGEVGCAFVELKEGATATEEEMLVFCRERMARFKVPKKFIFRPLPKTSTGKIQKFVLREWARSKDAIE is encoded by the coding sequence ATTGCCATGACAGCCTACGATCAGGGCCTCGAGAAGAATCCTGCCAATTTCACGCCGCTGACCCCGCTTTCGTTCCTGCCGAAAGCGGCGGCGGTTTATCCCAATCGCACGGCCATCATTCACGGCCCGCGCCGATTCACGTGGAGCCAGCTCTACGCCCGCGCGCGTCGCCTCGCCTCCGCCTTGAAACTGCGCGGCGTGGGCAAGGGCACCACGGTGGCGGCGATGCTGCCGAACATTCCCGAGATGATCGAAATGCACTTCGGACCGGCGATGATCGGTGCGGTGGTCAATACGCTGAACACACGGCTCGACGCCGAGGCGATTGCCTTCATGCTCGATCACGGCGAGGCGAAGGTGCTGATCACCGATCGCGAGTTCGCGCCGGTCATTGAAGCCGCGCTGGCACTCTGCAAGGTCAAACCGCTGGTGATCGACGTGCTCGACCCGGTCTACACCGGTAATGGCAAGAAGCTGGGCGAGACCGACTATGAAGCCTTCATCGCAACCGGTGATGCCGCTTTCGAATGGGCGATGCCGGTTGATGAGTGGGACGCGATTTCGCTGAACTACACCTCCGGCACCACGGGTAATCCCAAGGGCGTGGTCTATCACCATCGCGGCGCGCATCAGAACGCGGTCGACAATATCCTCGAATGGTCGATGCCGAAGCACAGCGTGTATCTGTGGACGCTGCCGATGTTCCATTGCAACGGCTGGTGTTTCCCGTGGACGATTGCCGCCAATGTCGGCACCCACGTGTGCCTGCGCCGGGTGGATGCGAAATTGATTTTTGAGCTGATCCGCGAACACCGCGTCACGCATTTCTGCGGCGCGCCGATCGTGCACAGCTTGCTGATCAATGCGCCGGAAGAGCAGAAGCGCGGCATCGAACAGAAAGTGCACGTCATGGTGGCCGGCGCCGCGCCACCCGGGGCGATGATCGAGGGCATGGCCAAGCTCGGTTTCGCGCTGACACATGTGTATGGCCTGACCGAGGTTTACGGGCCTGCCGGCGTCTGCGCCAAGCACCCGGAATGGGAAGCGCTGCCGCTGGATGAGCAGGTGCGATTGAATGGACGGCAGGGTGTTGCGTACCTGTTGCAGGAAGGCATGACGGTGATGGACCCGGAAACGATGCGGGAAGTGCCGGCCGACGGTGAAACCATGGGCGAAATCATGTTCCGTGGCAACATCACCATGAAGGGCTATCTGAAGAACTCCAAGGCCAGCGACGAAGCGTTCGCCGGCGGCTGGTTTCACTCGGGCGATCTGGCGGTGATTCACCCGGATGGCTATGTCAAAATCAAGGACCGCGCGAAAGATGTCATTATCTCCGGTGGCGAGAATATTTCCTCGCAGGAAGTCGAGGACGTGTTGTCGCATCATCCCGCAGTCCTGGTCGCGGCGGTGGTGGCGCAACCGGACGGTAAATGGGGCGAGGTGGGATGCGCGTTTGTGGAACTGAAAGAGGGTGCAACCGCGACCGAAGAAGAAATGCTGGTGTTTTGCCGTGAACGCATGGCACGATTCAAGGTGCCGAAGAAGTTCATCTTCCGGCCGCTGCCGAAAACATCGACCGGCAAGATCCAGAAGTTTGTGTTGCGGGAATGGGCGCGGAGCAAGGATGCGATTGAATGA
- a CDS encoding alpha/beta hydrolase: MRHHFYRALSSSGFSRVHYTEWGDPANTNVLICVHGLTRCGRDFDTLAMAMQDRYRVICPDIAGRGESDWYANKADYNYVQYMNDMVALIARATANGVETLHWLGTSMGGIIGMLLASEGNTPITRLVLNDVGSLIPKASLDRIGMYLGATPRFADFESIVMAVRAVSPFGEMSDDTWRQLTVPLVKQEADGAWTFRYDPGVGNTFAAGATQDVDLSTVWDKVTCPVLITRGTESDLLMKETYEKMCRKPGVRGVEFTHVGHAPMFQEAGQIKAVRDFLLAE, from the coding sequence ATGCGGCATCACTTCTATCGCGCACTTTCCAGCAGCGGATTCAGTCGCGTCCACTACACCGAGTGGGGCGATCCCGCCAATACGAATGTGCTGATATGTGTGCACGGCCTGACGCGTTGTGGGCGCGATTTCGATACGCTGGCGATGGCCATGCAGGATCGTTACCGGGTGATTTGTCCCGATATCGCCGGGCGCGGCGAGAGCGACTGGTACGCCAACAAAGCCGATTACAACTACGTGCAGTACATGAACGACATGGTGGCCCTGATCGCGCGCGCCACGGCAAATGGCGTGGAGACACTGCACTGGCTTGGCACCTCCATGGGTGGCATTATCGGCATGTTGCTGGCCTCGGAAGGCAACACGCCGATCACCCGATTGGTCTTGAATGATGTGGGTTCACTCATTCCCAAGGCGTCGCTGGATCGTATCGGCATGTATCTTGGCGCGACGCCACGGTTTGCGGATTTCGAGTCAATCGTGATGGCGGTGCGTGCGGTGAGTCCGTTCGGCGAAATGTCCGATGACACGTGGCGGCAGCTGACGGTGCCACTGGTGAAGCAAGAGGCCGATGGTGCATGGACGTTTCGCTATGATCCGGGCGTCGGCAATACCTTTGCCGCGGGCGCCACGCAGGATGTGGATCTGTCGACCGTATGGGACAAGGTGACTTGCCCGGTGCTGATCACCCGCGGCACCGAGTCGGATTTGCTGATGAAAGAAACGTACGAAAAAATGTGCCGGAAACCCGGTGTGCGCGGTGTTGAATTTACGCATGTCGGGCATGCGCCGATGTTCCAGGAAGCAGGGCAGATCAAGGCCGTGCGCGATTTCCTGCTTGCGGAATAA
- a CDS encoding crotonase/enoyl-CoA hydratase family protein: protein MPTLTTLELSLERHIAHVRLNRPDKANAMCREVWTELRIAFDWIDNTPEARLAIISGNGAHFTSGIDLAMLAGVADEVDDDCEGRKREKLRRVILNLQDTLTSLERCRKPVIAAIHGACIGGGIDLICCADMRFCSADAFFSIKEIDMGMTADVGTLQRLPRLIGDGMVRELAYTGRKFTSDEAKTTGLVNRVFETPDALLAGVQQIAAEIAAKSPLAMRGTKEMIVYARDHSVADSLNYIATWNAAMLMSSDLQEAMMASMQKVPPKFRD from the coding sequence ATGCCGACGCTGACCACTCTGGAACTCTCGCTTGAGCGCCATATCGCCCACGTTCGCCTCAACCGCCCCGACAAGGCCAATGCCATGTGCCGCGAGGTGTGGACCGAATTGCGCATTGCATTCGACTGGATCGATAACACGCCCGAGGCGCGGTTGGCGATCATCAGTGGAAACGGTGCGCACTTTACGTCGGGAATCGATCTGGCCATGCTGGCAGGCGTTGCCGATGAAGTCGATGATGACTGTGAGGGCCGAAAACGCGAAAAGTTGCGTCGGGTGATCCTGAACTTGCAGGATACGCTGACCAGCTTGGAGCGTTGCCGCAAACCGGTGATTGCCGCCATTCACGGCGCCTGCATCGGCGGCGGGATTGATTTGATCTGCTGCGCGGACATGCGCTTCTGCTCGGCCGACGCATTCTTCTCCATCAAAGAGATCGACATGGGCATGACCGCCGATGTCGGTACGCTGCAACGCCTGCCCAGGCTGATCGGCGATGGCATGGTGCGCGAACTGGCTTACACGGGACGCAAATTCACCTCTGACGAAGCGAAAACGACGGGGCTGGTCAATCGCGTGTTTGAGACGCCCGACGCGCTGCTGGCGGGCGTGCAGCAAATCGCCGCCGAAATCGCCGCCAAATCACCGCTGGCCATGCGCGGCACCAAGGAGATGATCGTCTATGCGCGCGATCACTCGGTGGCGGACAGCCTCAATTACATCGCCACCTGGAACGCCGCCATGCTGATGTCATCTGACCTGCAGGAAGCAATGATGGCCAGCATGCAAAAGGTGCCGCCGAAGTTTCGGGATTAG
- a CDS encoding MBL fold metallo-hydrolase codes for MFTLRSRLSSVLATLCAITSLLDSTAFAQNFDKAEIKTEKLSPTTYMMVGAGGNLGVSIGDDAVFVIDDQYAPMTPKITAAIKALTDKPVQFVLNTHWHGDHTGGNENFSKAGSLIVAHENVRKRLSTDQFIQLFKMQALASPKAALPVVTFTSDLTFHLNGDEIFVFHVPKAHTDGDAIVHFRNSNVIHMGDTYFNGFYPFIDSSSGGTPDGVIAASDRVLALADDKTRIIPGHGPVSTKADLKVYRDVIATVNGRVKALMKEGKKLQDILAATPSAEFDEKWGKSFISPGRFVEMLVIAQTPATAPVPAPAPATAPAAK; via the coding sequence ATGTTCACTTTGCGCTCGCGCCTCTCTTCCGTTCTCGCGACCCTTTGCGCGATCACATCGTTACTCGATTCCACCGCCTTCGCCCAGAATTTCGACAAGGCTGAAATCAAGACCGAGAAACTCTCGCCAACCACCTACATGATGGTGGGTGCGGGCGGCAATCTGGGCGTTTCCATTGGCGACGATGCGGTATTCGTGATCGATGACCAGTACGCGCCCATGACGCCGAAAATCACCGCCGCCATCAAGGCGCTGACCGACAAGCCGGTGCAGTTCGTCCTGAATACCCACTGGCACGGCGACCATACCGGCGGCAATGAAAATTTCAGCAAGGCGGGCAGCTTGATTGTGGCGCATGAAAATGTCCGCAAGCGGCTCTCCACCGATCAGTTCATCCAGCTCTTCAAAATGCAGGCGCTGGCTTCGCCCAAGGCGGCATTGCCGGTGGTGACGTTTACCAGTGACCTCACATTCCATCTCAACGGCGACGAAATATTCGTGTTTCATGTGCCGAAAGCCCATACCGACGGCGACGCCATTGTGCATTTCAGGAACAGTAATGTTATTCACATGGGTGACACATACTTCAATGGTTTCTATCCGTTTATCGATTCCTCCAGTGGCGGCACGCCGGATGGCGTGATTGCCGCGTCGGATCGCGTTCTGGCGCTTGCCGATGACAAGACCCGTATCATCCCCGGCCACGGCCCGGTTTCCACCAAAGCCGATCTGAAGGTGTATCGGGACGTGATTGCCACCGTGAACGGCCGGGTGAAGGCGTTGATGAAAGAGGGCAAGAAACTGCAGGATATTCTCGCCGCCACACCCTCCGCCGAATTCGACGAAAAGTGGGGCAAGTCATTCATCTCGCCGGGACGATTTGTCGAAATGCTGGTGATCGCGCAAACCCCTGCCACTGCTCCTGTTCCCGCACCGGCGCCTGCCACTGCCCCGGCAGCGAAATAG
- a CDS encoding multidrug efflux SMR transporter: MHTAWYFLGGAIFFEVAGTTCMKLSKGFTEITPSILMFVLYACAFGLNTVATKTIELSVAYAIWSGVGTALTAAIGIFYFKEPATTLKMVSLGLIVIGVMGLHSASVAK, encoded by the coding sequence ATGCACACTGCATGGTATTTTCTCGGCGGTGCGATTTTTTTTGAGGTCGCCGGTACCACCTGCATGAAGCTCTCGAAGGGTTTCACCGAGATCACGCCGAGTATCCTGATGTTCGTGCTGTACGCCTGCGCGTTTGGCCTCAATACGGTGGCGACCAAGACGATCGAACTCAGCGTGGCTTATGCCATCTGGTCCGGGGTGGGCACCGCGTTGACCGCGGCGATCGGCATTTTCTACTTCAAGGAACCGGCCACGACCCTGAAGATGGTCTCGCTGGGATTGATCGTCATTGGTGTGATGGGGCTGCATTCGGCATCGGTGGCCAAGTAG
- a CDS encoding ABC transporter ATP-binding protein has protein sequence MLQVNDLWKSYDARQVVAGISLNAEPGQIVGLLGPNGAGKTTTVSMICGLTAPDKGEVRLAGLRIDGDASPAKKRIGLVPQDIALYEELSAMGNLEIFGALYGLSGALLRERANAALDLVGLADRARDKPSIFSGGMKRRLNIACALVHDPDILLLDEPTVGIDPQSRNAIVDNLETLKARGKTMVYTTHYMEEAERLCDRIVIIDHGKVIADDTLAGLYRQLPASASLDIELETGTGNAVDIAALLGEAGVKTAAQQNGRLTVGVDSLAASASTVLGWLAARGHKVNRISSGRANLETLFLSLTGRQLRDA, from the coding sequence ATGCTGCAAGTAAATGATCTCTGGAAATCCTACGATGCCCGTCAGGTCGTCGCGGGTATTTCCTTGAACGCCGAACCCGGCCAGATTGTCGGCCTGTTAGGCCCAAACGGCGCGGGCAAGACCACCACTGTTTCGATGATTTGCGGACTGACCGCGCCCGACAAAGGCGAAGTCCGGCTGGCGGGATTACGCATCGATGGCGACGCGAGTCCGGCGAAGAAACGAATCGGTCTGGTGCCGCAGGATATCGCCCTCTACGAAGAACTGTCCGCGATGGGCAACCTGGAAATCTTTGGCGCACTTTACGGTTTGAGCGGCGCGCTGCTGCGGGAACGGGCCAACGCGGCACTTGACTTGGTCGGCCTCGCCGATCGCGCCCGCGACAAGCCCTCGATTTTTTCCGGCGGCATGAAGCGCCGGCTTAACATCGCCTGCGCGCTGGTACACGATCCCGACATCCTGCTGCTCGATGAACCGACGGTCGGCATCGATCCGCAAAGCCGCAACGCGATTGTCGACAACCTGGAAACCCTGAAAGCACGCGGCAAGACCATGGTTTACACCACGCACTACATGGAGGAAGCCGAGCGCTTGTGCGATCGCATCGTCATCATCGATCACGGCAAAGTCATCGCCGACGATACGCTCGCGGGACTCTACCGCCAGTTGCCGGCTTCAGCGTCGCTGGATATCGAACTGGAGACGGGGACGGGAAATGCAGTTGATATTGCGGCGCTATTGGGTGAAGCAGGTGTGAAGACGGCCGCACAACAGAATGGCCGGCTGACGGTAGGCGTCGATTCGCTTGCGGCATCCGCATCGACAGTGCTCGGCTGGCTGGCTGCGCGCGGCCATAAAGTGAATCGGATCAGTTCTGGCCGCGCGAATCTTGAAACCCTGTTTCTAAGTCTCACTGGCCGTCAACTAAGGGACGCATAA